The DNA window TAATTTTTGTTTTTGGGTTAATAATATTTGCCGCAAAGTCCCAGGAAGTAGTTCCAACTCTTGAAACCCATGTGTGCACATCTGCTTCTTCCCCCGGCCGTAGTGAATTTAAAATATCTAGCTCTACTCTGACTAGAACAAAAGGAATATCCTGTAAAGTCTTGATAGAAATATATTTTTTGCAAAAGTCTAATCTTCCAAGTTCTAAGTAAGAACTGTATACAGAGTTATTGACTCTCTGCATTGGATCCATATCACTAAATCGAATTTGTATTGGTGTAATTATCATACGAAGTAAATTCTGTTCCGTCCATTTTCTTTGGCTTTGTATAAGAGTTCATCGGAGCGTTT is part of the Leptospiraceae bacterium genome and encodes:
- a CDS encoding acyl-CoA thioesterase, producing the protein MIITPIQIRFSDMDPMQRVNNSVYSSYLELGRLDFCKKYISIKTLQDIPFVLVRVELDILNSLRPGEEADVHTWVSRVGTTSWDFAANIINPKTKIIYAKAKTVQVYYDYRLDTKLSIPSEFRKILEQEMS